A stretch of DNA from Poecile atricapillus isolate bPoeAtr1 chromosome 28, bPoeAtr1.hap1, whole genome shotgun sequence:
GGAGGACAAGGACGGCAAGAGCCGGGGCATCGGCACCGTCACCTTCGAGCAGGCCATCGAGGCCGTGCAGGCCATCTGTATCCTGCCAgcaaactgggaatggggcacAGGGGGAATTGTGTCCCAAGGGAATtgtgctccagcacagggaaggTCAAGTTGCACTGGatggaaaatggaaggaaaagcaaaacagacaaaattccATCCTGGAGGAGTTGTTGCGCTTTGCTCAGGATCTTTAGCAAAGGAAATTCCCTTTCCTGAGTGGATGAATGTACTTCTGGTCCAGAGGAGTGTCTGTCTCTGGGTTGTAATTAGTATTAAAACACAATTCTCTGAGATTtgtgtggaaaggaaaatgtcCCTGTGCCAAGGCACACGGAGCTGGTGTTTTCCTGTTCCCTGTGTCCTTCCACTGGCCAAGCAAGGATTTGCTACCTAGAAAACACACCAATAAAATTCCAGGTATTGCTCTCTCAGCTCCTGGTTATGGTgtggaaaggaggaaaatattcCCCCTTTCATTTTCCAGAGTTTCTGTTTGAGTGTTAATTCCCTTCTGCACTGCACCCACAGAGGATTTGCCACACTTCAAAAAGTGGTTGTTGCTGTggaattttccctgatttctaTGGATAAAGTGACTGAGGAAACATTTAAACATTGGGGCTGACTTAGAGTTATGCTTTCTATCTCGTTGTGAACTCAATCTTACccagaaatatgtttttataacttttttttttaatttcaaaaagcctttttttgaATGTTCAGTATATTTGGATTTCAGGGGTTTTGAGTTCTGGAGAAGGcaggaggatttgggatgaTCTGTGGTTGATAATGGAGGAGATGGGATTTTCTGAGGGGTTTTTGTGCTCCTGTCAGAGCCCTCAGTGCTTGAACAACGATCCTTAACCACCCCCAGCGATGTTCAATGGGCAGCTGCTCTTTGACAGACCCATGCACGTCAAAATGGTGAGGacacccccattcccattcctattcccattcccactgctTCCTGACCTGGGAATGCACTCCTGACTTGGGGGGATTTGTGGTTTCGAGGGTGGACCAAAATCCAGAGGGGGAAATGTGTGATTTAGCTGTTGTCTGCTGAATTGATGCAGTCAGGGAAGGTTAATTCAGATTATTTtgctaaaaaagaaatcaaaactaCAGTCAAGTCTGCTTTAACTtgaaatttctgtattttaattcaaaattttaagcatcaggaaataatttcttgctTTCCTTGCCAACTTTAACGTGTTGAATTCCTTCTAGGACGAACGAGCCTTTCCCAAAGGAGATTTCTTCCCTCCAGAGCGACCCCAACAACTCCCTCGTAAGTGTCCCCTGCATGATTCAacatcttctgctttttttttggctgttcaGCACCTGGGAGCCAGTCCCAGCCCCAGTAAAAAACTCTGGTTCAATCTGGAAACCTGGGATCCAAATTCCTGAATAATTTCAGAAGGGAGAATAGTGAAGAAGAGCTGCTCAGTGATTTTTTGGATACTTCTTTCAGCTCATGGCCAGAAGCTTGTCTTAAAACATTCACCTTCTCAAGGCTTCCAGAGCTCTCCATTGCAATTCCAGGATCCCAGTGCCTTCCATTAATAGTGGGATTTAATGGAAACATTGGATCAGTCAGCACCTCCTTCTGTGGGACGGTGCTCTGGGAATGGAATCTTTTCCCTTAAATTGGAAGGGCTGAATTCAGGACCTGGGAGTCTTCCAGGCCTTCGAATTTCCCAAGGAGATCTTGTCAGTGTATTAAATATGGAAAGAAGAGGGAAGCAGGCTCTTCTTGGAGGTGCAGGATGCAGAAAGCACCGACCAAAACCCAGGAGATGGAAATTCAGAATAATTGGCTGCCCCAAGCTGCTCCTTCCAACTTGGAATTTGAATGAACCAAAAGATCAAGTCTAAACCAGCAGTGGAAATCCACAGACTGCACGTGGATGTAAGGAAACATTCCTGGCagggttgctcagagctcctgtggggtctccatccctgggaatACCCCAAAGCTGTGGATTTGATCCAGGCTGAACTGAGGCCCTCCAAAGGCCCCTCCCACGCTGGGATGAGATGCTGGGAATACTGAAGAGAAGAGTTGGGACTGGAAGAGCTGGAGGCTGAGTTTGTTCCAGTGCAGCTAAATTGGGGCTGCTGGAGGAATTTGGACTGTCCTGAGCAGCCggggtccctgcccagggcacaggctgggagaggatgagctcccttccaacccaaagcagtcTGGGGTTCTGGGATTCTCGGAATTCAGACAGATGCTCTTTTCTTCCTGGGAACCAGACCTGGTGTGTGCTGCTAAATTGCCCGTTATTAATGATCATTAATTAGTCCCTCCCTAGTTCAGCTTTCAGCAGCAGGATCACTGTAAGGATGTTCCTCTCTTCAGGACAAAGCCACTGGGTTCCAGTTCCATTACCTTGGTGTAAAACTCCCTAAATCCCTCTGGAAGCCTGGATTTTGGCCTTTACTGGGGCGGGGAAGGGGGACCTTGTGCTGTTTTAAAACAAGATTCAACACTCCTGTGTTCAGTGCTGAGCTGGAAACGAGGGAATCCTGCAGGCAGAGGATGCCACGAGCTGGTGTTTGTGCCAAGCAGAGAACTTTTCttcctgcttcaggaaaaaaaaaaaaaaaaaaaaaagggctttttcttctttctctgggCTGGGGAATCGTTGAGGAAGGTTGAGCTCCTTGCCTGGGAACGCCGCGTTGTGTTTGCTCGGAGAGAGGCTGGCTGTGTGCTCGCAATTCCATCGGTGGCTGTCATTGATCGTAGGCTGCTCCTGGTGCCTCAGTTCCCCCCTGCACGGggccagccctggcagaggggGAAATGAGCCATTGGCAAGCCAGGCTGAGAACTGTGCACAGGTTTAGGGAAATCTTCTCCCAAATTGCCCACTCCGCCCTCCTCAGCCGAGGACTTTGCCCAAACCAAGCAGTGTTCTAGCCAGTTCTTTTTCAGGAGTCAGCTCCAAACCGAGTTTTCTCAGCAGTAAGATGGAAATTTAAATATGAAACCAAATAATTGGAGATAGTTTTTAGCCTATTTCAAGACTCATCTACTCTTGATTTACTCCACACTTCCCTGCTTTCAGTACACACCCCACAGGGGGGACACAGCAAGCTTTTTTTGGAGAATGAAAGTCAATTACTTAAGAAATAAAACTTGCTGTTTTGTCAAACTATGGAAAGAAGGCTTTTTTGATAtctgaatattttcttcagatGGTCTTGGTGGTATTGGCATGGGATTAGGACCTGGAGGTCAACCTATTGATGCAAATCATTTAAACAAAGGCATGGGAATGGGCAACATGGGACCTGGAGGTAAGAAGATTACTCCTATGCTTTTGTTTCATGAGAGCTTTAAGCTGTGTAGAAGGTAGATAGCTTTGTTTGCCTCCCCAAAAAAGTTGGTAGTTTCTTAGGAATGTTAAAGCCAAATGAGTTTTTTGTTCAGCTTGATAATGGAAACTTGAATTTAACCAACTGctccattttttttatttttttttcactgtggtCAAGACACAGCTCTCATTTTCTGACTCTTGAGCATGAGCAGCAGACACTGCAAAGATCCATGAAACTCCAAACCATCTCTCACTTTTAACACTTTTAGTGGGCTTGCAAATCTTTGGTGAGGATCTGTTGAAATAGCACAAGTTTCAAAGAGCCACCTAAAAAAAGTAGCACACACTCAGCTTTCCATGTCAAAACACCAGTGggtttttcccctttgctgCTTGATTTTCTGAGCAGGAATGTTGGAATCTCCTCAGAGTTATCCCATGTAAGCTCTTCAGCCCAAGCCATGGATGTGTTGTGTGGTTTGAGTTCTGCAGCCTCTGGCTGGAATTTCTTGGGTGACACCTGCTATATAaagctttctcttttgttttgaggaatgggaatggaaggCATGGGCTTTGGAATGAATAAAATGGGAGGTAAGCTGTGGTTCTTGATCTTCGCGCAAGTCCCGCGGGCTGAGCTGTGTGCGTGTGGCAGGAATTGGTGTGCTGGGAAATCATCACCAATTCAGCAAGAATTGGGTCCTTTTTGGGTACTCAGAGTGCTGCAGGTGTGTGGGGAGGGTGGgtacatcccacaaaacctgaCCTGTGCTTCCTTGGCTCAGGAGATCGGGAAGTGCCATCCCTGGGGGGTTGGAACTGCGCCCTCAATCCCCCAACCCAAACTGCTCTGTGATTTTTACGATGCCCAAATCCTGACCCCACTGGCAGGGAGCTGTCTGGTGCCTGTGGGAATGCTGGGTGTGCAGTGTGCAGCTGGAATGCAGTGCTCAGGAATCCctggaaaatctgttttttaGGAATGGAAGGTCCCTTTGGTGGCATGGAGAACATCGGCCGCTTCCCAGCCGGGATGAACATGGGCAGGATGAGTGGTAGGCACTGGGTTtttgtgtgtcctgctgccttccctgggagggATCCCTCTTTCCAGAGCCTCTTCTCAGTTTTATGGGAATAACTTGGGGATTTTTCAGCTGATGTTGTGGCCTCTGAGCTGCACAAACCCAGAGATTCATTGGTGGTACCTTGAATTTGGTTTATTCAGAAGGATTCTGGTTCTGTCCAGTCCCCAGAGCCTCCCATGTGTTTTGGGGtaaatcctgcttttccctggggctctgggctccTGAAACCACGACAGAAGGATCAggacaaaaccacaaaaaccttCCTGTGCTGTGAATCTTCAAAACAATTCCTGTGGTAAAATGTTCTCTCAGGTCACAAAACCCCCCTGCAAACTTCTCCACCTTCTTCTTTGCAGAGATGGATCGGGCCATGGGAGGGGGATTTGAGAGGGAGTTTGGAAGAAATGAGATGGGAATGTCCCGGAGTTTTGGAGAGACCTTGGAGAGGGGAATAGGTGAGTGCAGTAAAGGAAATCCATTTCTTGTCTGCTTTTCATCCCTGAACTGCTCACAAAAATTATGGGAGTgatacagataaaaaaaaacccagtttttATATTTGCTGTAAGAATTTGCTGTCTGGCTTTTAAGTGCTGCTGGGAAGttgttaatttttgttaatgaaaacaaaatcctgCTTCACCCGCTGCCTGTATCCCATTTAACTTCCAAACACCTTCCCTGGGAGCACTGGACAGTCTCAGTAATGAAACTGCAGAATTTCGGGAGCAAAGCTGAACCCAAACATCCCTGAGCAGACAGAGCTCCCCCATCATTTTCCAGGCTTAATTTGGTCAAATCACAGCATTTCAGAATCGTGGGgaccattccctggctcctgtccctccatcccttgtccccagtccctctccagctctcctggagctcctcagCCCctgaaggggctctgagctctccctggatccttctcctctccaggggaacattcccagctctccctggatccttctcctctccaggggaacattcccagctctccctggatcctcctcctctccaggggaacattcccagctctccctggatccttctcctctccaggggaacattcccagctctccctggatccttctcctctccaggggaacattcccagctctccctggatccttctcctctccaggggaacattcccagctctcccagcccggctccagaggggctccagccctggggcagctccagagcctcctctggcctggctccagcagctccagctccttattttggggtcccagggctggggcaggggggtcTGACCTGAGCACCTGGGTTTTCCTCATGCTGGAGGGAGCTCTGAGCGTTGGGAATTCACCCAGCAGAGCGAGCAGCCGCTCGGGTTCCCGCCAGGCGCCGACGCCGTGCGTGTTGTGTTGCAGGTGGTGGCAACGCCAGCATTCCCGGGATCGAGAGGATGGCCCCTGGCATCGATCGGATGGGCGCGGGCATCGAGCGGATCCCGGCCGGGATGGGGCACGGGATGGAGCGGGTGGGCTCGGAGATGGACAGGATGGGGCTGGTGCTGGACCGCATGGGCTCGGGCGTGGAGCGCATGGGCTCGGGCATGGAGCGCATGGCCCCGCTGGGCATCGACCACCTGGCCCCCAACCTGGAGCGCATGGGGCCGGGCATGGAGCGCATGGGCTCCGGCATGGAGCGCATGGGCTCCGGCATCGGCTTCGGCATCGAGCGCATGGGAGCCGCCATGGAGCGCGTGGGCGGCGCCATGGACAGGATGGGCTCCGGCGTGGAGCGCATGGGCGCGGGCATGGATAGGATGGGCATCGGCCTGGAGCGCATGGTGCCCGCCGGCATGGGCGCGGGCATGGGGCAGGTGATCGAGAGGATGCCCGCGGGGCTGGAGCGCATCGGGGGCCCGCCCATGGACAGGATCGGGATAGAGAGGATGGGAGCCGCGCCCATGGACAGGATGGGCCTGGAGCGCATCGGGGCCGCCAACATGGAGAGGATGGGGCCGCCCATGGGGCAGGGCATGGGGGCAGGCATCGAGCGCATGGGGCTGCCCATGGGCAGCAACTTCGAGCGGCCCATGGACATGGAGCGGGGCAACTTTGCAGGGAATTTTGCAGGGTCCCTGGGAGGAGCCGGAGGCCCTGCAGCTGGGGTGGCCCGGAAAGCCTGCCAGATATTTGTGAGGAATGTGAGTATCCCTTCTCCTTTCCGTGCTCCCTCGTTCCCCCTCCTGCCCCTTCCCACCCGTGGCATTCATTGTCACTGATGTGTTGATCCCATCCATGCTCCATTTCCAATCACAGTGTCCAGTACTGGATGCTgccagattttgggggggttggagCCATTTCCATCCCAGGAGagctcctggctccctgtggtCCTACAGTTTTATGGCAGTGGCTGTCCTGGGCTGGGTTCCATTtgtggggagctgggggtgcctgCAGCTCGTTCAGCAGAGCCTCAGTGATGGTTTATTCctctcttcccacagctgcctttTGATTTTACATGGAAAATGCTGAAAGATAAATTCAACGAATGTGGTGAGTTGTTTTCCTCACTCTGAGGAATGAATATGAATAATGGCCAGATAACGCAGAGGGTGGGGTCAGATGGGATACTGGGGAGggattcctggctgggatggaattcccagagcggctgtggctgcccctggatccctggcagtgccaggatggGGTTGGGAGCACCTGGAACAGCGGGAGGTGGATGATCCCTCCTTGCCCagaccattccatgattccacggcagccaaacccagcctgggctgtgagCTGGAGCCTGGGCTCCCGTTCCAGACAGAGCTCGTGCTCTGCTCCTTCCACATCCTGAGCTGGGATAAACCCACAGGGCGGGGAACGGGGAACCGCTGGGGCTCAGCGTGCTGGGGCTCACCGGGCTGGGATAAACCCTGCTGGGGCTCACTGTGCTGGGGCTCACCGGGCTGGGATAAATCCCGCTGGGGCTCACCCCTCTCACCGGGCTGGGATAAACCCTGCTGGGGCTCACCGTGCTGGGATAAACCCTGCTGGGATAAACCCTGCTGGGGCTCACCGGGCTGGGGCTCACCGTGCTGGGGCTCACCCTGCTGGGATAAACCCTGCTGGGGCTCACCGTGCTGGGATAAACCCTGCTGGGGTTCACCCCTCTCACCCTGCTGGGGCTCACGGTGCTGGGGCTCACCTCTCTGGGGCTCACCCCTCTCACCCTGCTGGGGCTCACCGTGCTGGGGCTCACCCCTCTCACCGTGCTGGGGCTCACCGTGCTGGGGCTCACCGTGCTGGGGCTCACCCCTCTCACCTCTCTGGGGCTCACCCCTCTCACCCCTCTCACCCCTCTCACCCCTCTCACCCCTCTCACCCCTCTCACCCCTCTCACCCCTCTCACCCCTCTCACCCCTCTCACCCCTCTCACCCCTCTCACCCCGCAGGCCACGTGCTCTACGCCGATATCAAGATGGAGAATGGCAAGTCCAAGGGCTGCGGGGTGGTTCGGTTCGAGTCCCCGGAGGTGGCGGAGCGCGCGTGCCGCATGATGAACGGGCTGCAGCTGCGCGGCCGCGAGATCGACGTGCGGATCGACCGCAACGCCTGaacccccgcccgccgccctgCCGCCCCTGCCGCTGGATGTAAAGCTCTTCAGCCCCACCCCGTTGCTTTCTGGAGTAATTTTAAGTCCTTTTTTTAACTGAGGGAGCCCCGTTTTACTGGTTTTTTGCATTGGAACTGCCATGTGCACAATCTTTTTTTGTAGTTGTGGCATCTCGTTGACCTGACAGATGTAAACAGTCTGACTTTGATAATAAATGCAAGTTCAAGACTTCAGTCACAGCATCCTTTACTCTGCCTGAAATCCCTGCCAGCTCCGCTCAGCAAACTCcagtttctcagaaaaaaatccagtcttccttttgttttctgacagAATCTCTTTAATCTGTCTCCAGGGGTGCAGGAtctgccctgtgtcccacccAAGCCCTGCACAACCCCAGCTCAGTGCTAAAAGTGCTGCTTTAGAACCAAACTCTTCAATCTCCTCCCCTGCCTCGTGTCGGTGCCCCGGGCGAGGCCCGAGCTGAAAATGGCTTTAAACGCCTCGGTTTTGTCTCCTGGCCCGGGCGGGAACGGGACAAACTCTGCTGCGGCTCCGGGGGGAGattccccttttcctgcaggaaaCGCTTTTAGCAACACAAATGGATGAGGGGTGGGGcacgggggggtcccggtggttCCTGGTGGGTCCCGGTGGGTCCCAGCCGTTCTCGGTGGGTCCCGGTGgttcccgggggtcccggtgggtCCCAGCCGTTCTCGGTGGGTCCCGGTGgttcccgggggtcccggtgggttcccgggggtcccggtgggtCCCAGCCGTTCCCGGTGgttcccgggggtcccggtgggtTCCCGGTGGGTTCCCGGTAGGTCCCGGTGGgttcccgggggtcccggtgggtCCGGAGCGGGTTCCCGGTGGGTTCCCGGTGGGTCCGGAGCGGGTCCCGGTGGGTTCCCGGTGGGTCCCGGTGGTTCCCGGTGGGTTCCCGGTGGGTTCCCGGTGGTTCCCGGTGGGTCCCGGTCGGTTCCCGGTGGGTTCCCGGTGGGTCCCGGTGGTTCCCCCCCGCTCCCGCCGTTCGCGGCCACGTAGCGCGTGCGGCGCGCGGCAGTGACGTCACGGCGCGGCGGCGCGCGGAGGTGACGGGCGCGCGGGCCATGGCGGCGGCCGGAGGGTGCCGGGTGAGCGCGGGGACAGCGCGGCCGGGCCGGGAacgggacagggacggggacacggacacggacacggcCTGCTCGGCCCGGCGGGGACAGCCCGGAGCCGCCGTTCGCTGCCGGCCCGCGGGGCCCCGGCGCTGGCAGCCCCCGCTGAggagccccggccccggctccgggccCCGCTCCGCGCTCGCCGCTCCCGGCCGGGCCCCGCTggctcccgcagcccccggcggggccgtgtcccctccgtgtccccccggcGTGTCCCGAGCCGCTCCCGGGCCCGTTTGGGGCGGCTGTGCCGGGTTCTGGGAGCGGGGCCCGCAGCGCCTCCCTCACGGCCCGCCCGGGGCAGCTCCGAGCCCAGAGTTCGAGGAGATATTCGGGATTTCTGCTCCGTTCCGGACCTGCCGGGGTTCCAGAGCGAATGCAGAGTTTGATTcccctgctgggagccctgaGCTCAGCACTGAGCCCTTCCAGAGCAGGAATTGTCACGTTTGACCTCGGCAGGGGCAGCAGAACCATCCCGGGATTGTCCTGGCACCCCCCAGCGCTGACAGAAAGTTGTGTTTGGGAGAGTTTCCCCAGAGAAACCCGTGTGCTTCTCACCTTTCAGCTCCAGGCTGGATTTGTGCATCGCTGCTGTCCCAAAcccgtgtccctgagctgctgctgtgctctttTCCTTGCAGAAATGTCTCCTCAGCAGCCTGTGGCTCCTGTCCCGCCGTTATCCCATCCCTGCCTTCCCCAGGAGCCTGGACAGGAtcagcagccctgccctggccaccCCCCAGGTTGGTCCCACCTCGGTTTATTCCATTTCCACCCCAAAGTGTTTTCACTTTCATCCAGCAGAGTCCTGAGCTGGATGTGGCTCTGGGAAGAGCCAGTTCCAGGCTGGAAAATTCCACTTTTTAATTGGAACtcaaggaattttggggtaGCTGAGGCTgggtggggcttggagcaccctggggcggtgggagctgtccctgcccatggcaggggatggagctgggtgggatttaaggtcctttcAACCCATTCCATGCTGGGATTCCATGAAATCCCTTGGACATGTGGCTCTGTGGAGgatcagctgctgcttttccaagcAGCTCCAGGTTTCCCACACGTTCTAGAAGTGACCCAGAGCTTGCCCTGGCTCCAtccaccccctgccctgggcacttTGGCTCCTGCTTGCTGCAATCCCTTGGGATTCTCCAACATGGAATGGTTTCCTCCAGTCCAGATGCTACTCCTcgggaggaaggaagggattcATCTCAGGTTTTGTGGAGAACATCAAACAGGAATTAGCCAAAAACAAAGAGATGAaggaaagcattaaaaaattcCGAGACGAGGCGAAGAGGCTGGAGGAGTCGGACGCGCTGCGGGAAGCGAGGAGGAAATATGTGAGTGCTGGGAGTGTTCCCTGGTTTATTGGGCAGCCcctgagctctccctgctcccagggaaaatTGGAATTCACAGCTGAACTGCTTGGGAGAAGTTCTGCTTGGCTGGAGGCGCTCGGCGCTGAATGGCTGCCTCGCAATGTTTATTTGctggaatgttttgggtttttatttttcgGTGGAAAGTCTTTCCAGCAGACACTTGGCTGCATTTCTGAGCAGATCAAATAATGAGGCATTAAATTGAGCATCAAATGTTTCTTTTGCGTTGTTCAGAGAGCTCTGAGCGTCgtttgcagagctgagctgctgctgctgctgctgactcaGGCCACGAGCCCCTGAAACGTCGCTTTTCCTGCCCTCAATTCCAGCTTTAATGGGTTGTGCTCCATCCAAGCTGGGTTTGAGTAGTTCCTGCCTCTTGATTAATGttcttttccctcagaaaaccATTGAATCTGAAACAGTGAAGACCTCAGAAGTGATTAAAAAGAAACTTGAAGAAATAACAGGGACGGTTAAAGAGGTAAAAGGACCTttccccagggcagctctgctgaagtTGGGCTTTTGGGGGGCTGGAATTGTCTTTattggcaggggctgctgttcCAGAGGTGATTCAGACCCTGGAGCTTTAATAAAAGAATGGATTGAGTGTTttggagcagagccagccaggaattcctctggggtctgggggatggagaggagagAGACCCCAGCTGCAGACCTGCCCGAAATAcggacatggagctgctggggggatccagggagagctcagagccccctgaaggggctccaggagagctggggggatccaggagagctcagagccccctgaaggggctccaggagagctggggggatccagggagagctcagaacctcctgaaggggctccaggagagctggggggatccaggagagctcagagccccctgaaggggctccaggagagctggggagggtcTGGGAGCGAGGCCTGGAGCTGGAATGGAATGAAAGGAATGACCTTTCCCTGTTTGCAGAGCTTGGACGAGGTCAGCAGGAGCGACCTGGGCAGGAAGATCAAGGAGGGCGTGGAGGAAGCGGCCAAAACGGCCAAACAGTCGGCAGAGTCGGTGACCAGGGGAGGGGAGAAGCTGGGCAGGACTGCAGCCTTCAAAGCCATCTCCCAGGTGCTGATCCCTGCACTCCCAGGGCATCCAGAGCCTGGGGAATGGCTCTGGGGGGAATCCAGAGCCTGGGGAATGGCTCTGGGGGGAATCCAGAGCCTGGGGAATGGCTCTGGGGGAATCCAGAGCCTGGGGAATGGCTCTGGGGAATCCAGAGCCTTGGGGGGAATCCAGAGCCTGGGGAATGGCTCAGGGGCGAATCCAGAGCCTGGGGAATGGCTCTGGGGGGCATCCAGAGCCTGGGGAATGGCTCTGGGGGAATCCAGAGCCTGGGGAATGGCTCTGGGTAGAATCCAGAGCCTGGGGAATGGCTCTGGGGGGAATCCAGAGCCTGGGGAATGGCTCTGGGGGAATCCAGAGCCTGGGGAATGGCTCTGGGGGGAATCCAGAGCCTTGGGGGGAATCCAGAGCCTGGGGAATGGCTCTAGGGGGGAATCCAGAGCCTGGGGAATGGCTCTGGGGGGAATCCAGCACTCAGCTCCCCCAGGAGCTCCGGTCTGGAgtgagcccagcagggctgagctgctgccacagctgctgcctggagcagggtgggaaaTGCCTCTCTCCAGTGGGGTTTTGCCGTCCTTAAATCCCTCTTTCTGCAGGGAATATCCAATGTTTTGTTGccaagctgtggctgccccatccctgggagtgcccaGGGCCTTTTGCTCTCCCAGAGCATCACAGGAGGGGCTTTCAGGCTCTGGGAGAAGAAGGAATCCACTCTGAGGGGGCTGTTTGCCTTGCAGGGAGTGGAAACTGTTAAGAAGGAAATAGATGAGAGCGTTCTGGGACAGACGGGTCCCTACAGACGCCCGGAGCGGCTCCGGAAGCGGACAGAATATTCCGGAGAGAGGGTTAAAGAGCAGCGAGTGTTTGAAGCCAATGAGTACGTGGGGGTCCTCTGGGGGGGGATATTTCCCTGTGTAATTCCATGGAAAAGTTCAAAACAGGGATTGAAatccaggagctgtggggtgggaggagcagctggctCTGGGAGCACATTCCCAGCGGGAGTGGATGATCCCGAACCTTCCTGTGCTCAGACTGGAGACTTGGAATGCTGAACTTCACATTTAATGTTGAGAGGTG
This window harbors:
- the HNRNPM gene encoding heterogeneous nuclear ribonucleoprotein M isoform X2; this encodes MEESMKKAAEVLNKHSLGGRPLKVKEDPDGDHARRAMQKVMAAGGMGIGPGPGGPGMINIPPSILNNPNIPNEIIHALQAGRLGSTVFVANLDYKVGWKKLKEVFSMAGVVVRADILEDKDGKSRGIGTVTFEQAIEAVQAISMFNGQLLFDRPMHVKMDERAFPKGDFFPPERPQQLPRMGMEGMGFGMNKMGGMEGPFGGMENIGRFPAGMNMGRMSEMDRAMGGGFEREFGRNEMGMSRSFGETLERGIGGGNASIPGIERMAPGIDRMGAGIERIPAGMGHGMERVGSEMDRMGLVLDRMGSGVERMGSGMERMAPLGIDHLAPNLERMGPGMERMGSGMERMGSGIGFGIERMGAAMERVGGAMDRMGSGVERMGAGMDRMGIGLERMVPAGMGAGMGQVIERMPAGLERIGGPPMDRIGIERMGAAPMDRMGLERIGAANMERMGPPMGQGMGAGIERMGLPMGSNFERPMDMERGNFAGNFAGSLGGAGGPAAGVARKACQIFVRNLPFDFTWKMLKDKFNECGHVLYADIKMENGKSKGCGVVRFESPEVAERACRMMNGLQLRGREIDVRIDRNA
- the HNRNPM gene encoding heterogeneous nuclear ribonucleoprotein M isoform X1, yielding MEESMKKAAEVLNKHSLGGRPLKVKEDPDGDHARRAMQKVMAAGGMGIGPGPGGPGMINIPPSILNNPNIPNEIIHALQAGRLGSTVFVANLDYKVGWKKLKEVFSMAGVVVRADILEDKDGKSRGIGTVTFEQAIEAVQAISMFNGQLLFDRPMHVKMDERAFPKGDFFPPERPQQLPHGLGGIGMGLGPGGQPIDANHLNKGMGMGNMGPGGMGMEGMGFGMNKMGGMEGPFGGMENIGRFPAGMNMGRMSEMDRAMGGGFEREFGRNEMGMSRSFGETLERGIGGGNASIPGIERMAPGIDRMGAGIERIPAGMGHGMERVGSEMDRMGLVLDRMGSGVERMGSGMERMAPLGIDHLAPNLERMGPGMERMGSGMERMGSGIGFGIERMGAAMERVGGAMDRMGSGVERMGAGMDRMGIGLERMVPAGMGAGMGQVIERMPAGLERIGGPPMDRIGIERMGAAPMDRMGLERIGAANMERMGPPMGQGMGAGIERMGLPMGSNFERPMDMERGNFAGNFAGSLGGAGGPAAGVARKACQIFVRNLPFDFTWKMLKDKFNECGHVLYADIKMENGKSKGCGVVRFESPEVAERACRMMNGLQLRGREIDVRIDRNA